The following proteins come from a genomic window of Kitasatospora sp. NBC_01246:
- a CDS encoding HAD family hydrolase: MTTISTATRTLDHGDGRGLQAVLLDMDGTLVDTENLWWQAEASLFAELGYTLDENDRAHVVGGPMSRVIDYLLAATGVDLAPADLTVLINQRFVDLLGGGVPLMPGAERLLNTLAAHGVPTALVSASHRHVIDIVLRSLGAHHFAFTVAGDEVPRTKPHPDPYLEAARRLGAEPGRCVVVEDAPTGVRAAEAAGCPVIAVPSVAPIEPAPGRLVLPSLEGVDLELLRSLVASRV, encoded by the coding sequence ATGACCACCATCTCCACCGCCACCCGGACCCTCGACCACGGCGACGGCCGGGGCCTCCAGGCGGTGCTGCTGGACATGGACGGGACGCTGGTCGACACCGAGAACCTCTGGTGGCAGGCCGAGGCCTCGCTCTTCGCCGAGCTGGGCTACACGCTCGACGAGAACGACCGCGCCCACGTGGTCGGCGGCCCGATGAGCCGGGTGATCGACTACCTGCTGGCCGCCACCGGCGTGGACCTCGCGCCGGCCGATCTGACCGTCCTGATCAACCAGCGCTTCGTGGACCTGCTGGGCGGCGGCGTGCCACTCATGCCGGGCGCCGAGCGACTGCTCAACACCCTTGCCGCGCACGGCGTTCCGACCGCCCTGGTGTCCGCCTCGCACCGGCACGTGATCGACATCGTGCTGCGGTCGCTGGGCGCCCACCACTTCGCCTTCACGGTCGCCGGGGACGAGGTGCCGCGCACCAAGCCGCACCCGGACCCGTACCTGGAGGCGGCGCGGCGACTGGGGGCGGAGCCGGGCCGCTGCGTGGTGGTGGAGGACGCGCCGACCGGTGTCCGCGCGGCGGAGGCGGCCGGCTGCCCGGTGATCGCGGTGCCGTCGGTGGCGCCGATCGAGCCGGCACCCGGGCGCCTGGTGCTGCCCTCGCTGGAGGGCGTCGATCTTGAACTGCTCCGCTCGCTCGTCGCCTCGCGAGTGTGA
- a CDS encoding response regulator transcription factor, whose product MTIRVLLVDDQPLLRTGFRMILEAEADLVVVGEAGDGQQALDQVRALQPDVVLMDIRMPRMDGVEATRRIAGPGRDGPAKVLVLTTFDLDEYVVEALRAGASGFLLKDVPAEELVQAIRVVADGAAMLAPSITRRLLDMYATKLPSGEEAPPQALNALTERELEVLKLVARGLSNAEIAAELFVSETTVKTHVGHVLTKLQLRDRVQAAVYAYESGLVRPGAL is encoded by the coding sequence GTGACGATCCGAGTGCTGCTGGTCGACGACCAGCCGCTGCTTCGCACCGGTTTCCGGATGATCCTGGAGGCCGAGGCCGACCTGGTGGTGGTCGGCGAGGCCGGCGACGGTCAGCAGGCGCTGGACCAGGTCCGGGCACTGCAGCCCGACGTGGTGCTGATGGACATCCGGATGCCCCGGATGGACGGCGTGGAGGCGACCCGCCGGATCGCCGGCCCGGGCCGCGACGGCCCGGCGAAGGTCCTGGTGCTGACCACCTTCGACCTCGACGAGTACGTGGTCGAGGCGCTGCGCGCGGGCGCCAGCGGCTTCCTGCTGAAGGACGTGCCGGCGGAGGAGCTGGTGCAGGCGATCCGGGTGGTCGCGGACGGCGCGGCGATGCTCGCGCCGAGCATCACCCGGCGGCTGCTGGACATGTACGCCACCAAGCTGCCCTCGGGCGAGGAGGCGCCGCCGCAGGCGCTGAACGCGCTGACCGAGCGTGAGCTGGAGGTGCTGAAGCTGGTGGCGCGCGGCCTGTCGAACGCGGAGATCGCGGCGGAGCTGTTCGTCAGCGAGACCACGGTGAAGACGCACGTCGGCCATGTGCTGACCAAGCTTCAGCTGCGGGACCGGGTCCAGGCCGCGGTCTACGCGTACGAGAGCGGGCTGGTGCGCCCCGGCGCGCTCTGA
- a CDS encoding tRNA (adenine-N1)-methyltransferase, whose amino-acid sequence MSEPTGATRRRGPFQVGDQVQLTDPKGRHYTFTLQAGNQFHTHKGAFPHDELIGAPEGTVVRTTGNVPYLALRPLLPDYVLSMPRGAAVIYPKDAGQILAMADIFAGARVVEAGVGSGALSTYLLRAVGDTGMLASYERRQDFADIAQSNVERYFGGPHPAWKLTVGDLQDNLVESDVDRVILDMLAPWECLDVASKALVPGGLICCYVATTTQMSKTVEALREHGTFTEPQAWETMVRTWHLEGLAVRPDHRMIGHTGFLLTSRRLADGVEPPLRRRRPAKGAYGEDYDNGSAEPSLQERAAARAAARTGDVEQPERLG is encoded by the coding sequence ATGTCCGAACCGACCGGTGCCACCCGCCGACGCGGGCCCTTCCAGGTCGGGGACCAGGTCCAGCTGACCGACCCGAAGGGCCGCCACTACACGTTCACGCTCCAGGCCGGGAACCAGTTCCACACCCACAAGGGTGCGTTCCCGCACGACGAGCTGATCGGCGCCCCCGAGGGCACGGTCGTGCGCACCACGGGGAACGTCCCGTACCTCGCGCTGCGCCCCCTGCTCCCCGACTACGTCCTGTCCATGCCGCGCGGCGCCGCCGTGATCTACCCGAAGGACGCCGGGCAGATCCTCGCCATGGCCGACATCTTCGCCGGCGCCCGCGTGGTCGAGGCCGGCGTCGGCTCCGGCGCGCTCTCCACCTACCTGCTGCGCGCCGTCGGCGACACCGGCATGCTGGCCTCCTACGAGCGCCGGCAGGACTTCGCCGACATCGCCCAGAGCAACGTCGAGCGCTACTTCGGCGGGCCCCACCCGGCGTGGAAGCTCACCGTCGGCGACCTCCAGGACAACCTGGTGGAGTCCGACGTCGACCGCGTCATCCTCGACATGCTGGCCCCCTGGGAGTGCCTGGACGTCGCCTCCAAGGCGCTCGTCCCCGGCGGCCTCATCTGCTGCTACGTGGCCACCACCACGCAGATGTCGAAGACCGTCGAGGCGCTGCGCGAGCACGGCACCTTCACCGAGCCGCAGGCCTGGGAGACCATGGTCCGCACCTGGCACCTGGAGGGCCTGGCCGTCCGCCCGGACCACCGGATGATCGGGCACACCGGCTTCCTGCTCACCTCCCGCCGCCTCGCCGACGGCGTCGAGCCGCCGCTGCGCCGCCGCCGCCCGGCGAAGGGCGCGTACGGCGAGGACTACGACAACGGCTCGGCCGAGCCGAGCCTGCAGGAGCGCGCCGCCGCCCGGGCCGCCGCCCGCACCGGCGACGTCGAGCAGCCGGAGCGGCTCGGCTGA
- the arc gene encoding proteasome ATPase has translation MAAHDDDYNRSTGRPARGSDEAAQVSYLEQEIAVLRRKLADSPRNSRILEERIVELQTNLAGVSAQNERLASTLREARDQIVALKEEVDRLAQPPAGFGTFLSQNEDGTADIFTGGRKLRVNVSPNVDLDELRRGQEVMLNEALNIVDAMAFERIGDIVTLKEVLEDGERALVIGHTDEERVVRLAEPLRELTIRAGDALLLEPRSGYVYEVVPKSEVEELVLEEVPDIDYRQIGGLSNQIEQIRDAVELPYLHAELFKEYELRPPKGVLLYGPPGCGKTLIAKAVANSLAKKVAEVTGRPQGKSYFLNIKGPELLNKYVGETERQIRLVFQRAREKASEGTPVIVFFDEMESLFRTRGSGVSSDVENTIVPQLLAEIDGVEGLENVIVIGASNREDMIDPAILRPGRLDVKIKIERPDAEAAKDIFSKYLKGSLPFHPDDLKEHDGSVEATVVAMIQAVVERMYTETEENRFLEVTYANGDKEVLYFKDFNSGAMIQNIVDRAKKMAIKDFLDHGQRGLRVSHLLAACVDEFKENEDLPNTTNPDDWARISGKKGERIVFIRTLVTGKQGAESGRSIDTVANTGQYL, from the coding sequence GTGGCAGCCCACGATGACGACTACAACCGCAGCACCGGCCGGCCCGCTCGTGGTTCCGACGAGGCCGCTCAGGTCTCGTACCTTGAGCAGGAAATCGCCGTGCTGCGCCGCAAGCTCGCCGACTCGCCGCGCAATTCGAGAATCCTCGAAGAGCGGATCGTCGAGCTCCAGACCAACCTGGCCGGCGTGTCCGCCCAGAACGAACGGCTCGCCTCCACCCTGCGAGAGGCCCGCGACCAGATCGTGGCCCTCAAGGAGGAAGTGGACCGGCTGGCACAGCCCCCGGCCGGATTCGGCACCTTCCTCAGCCAGAACGAGGACGGCACCGCCGACATCTTCACCGGGGGGCGCAAGCTCCGCGTGAACGTCAGCCCCAACGTCGACCTCGACGAGCTGCGGCGCGGCCAGGAGGTGATGCTCAACGAGGCCCTCAACATCGTGGACGCGATGGCCTTCGAGCGCATCGGCGACATCGTCACCCTCAAGGAGGTCCTGGAGGACGGCGAACGCGCCCTGGTCATCGGCCACACCGACGAGGAGCGGGTGGTGCGCCTCGCCGAACCGCTGCGCGAGCTCACCATCCGGGCGGGGGACGCCCTGCTGCTCGAACCCCGCTCGGGCTACGTCTACGAGGTCGTGCCCAAGTCCGAGGTCGAGGAGCTCGTCCTCGAAGAGGTCCCCGACATCGACTACCGCCAGATCGGCGGCCTCAGCAACCAGATCGAGCAGATCCGCGACGCGGTCGAGCTGCCCTACCTGCACGCCGAGCTCTTCAAGGAGTACGAGCTGCGCCCGCCCAAGGGCGTCCTGCTCTACGGCCCGCCCGGCTGCGGCAAGACGCTGATCGCCAAGGCGGTGGCCAACTCGCTCGCCAAGAAGGTCGCCGAGGTCACCGGCCGGCCCCAGGGCAAGAGCTACTTCCTCAACATCAAGGGTCCCGAGCTCCTCAACAAGTACGTCGGCGAGACCGAGCGGCAGATCCGCCTGGTCTTCCAGCGGGCCCGGGAGAAGGCGAGCGAGGGCACCCCCGTCATCGTCTTCTTCGACGAGATGGAGTCGCTCTTCCGCACCCGCGGTTCGGGCGTCAGCTCGGACGTGGAGAACACCATCGTCCCCCAGCTCCTCGCCGAGATCGACGGCGTGGAGGGCCTGGAGAACGTCATCGTCATCGGCGCCTCGAACCGCGAGGACATGATCGACCCGGCGATCCTGCGGCCCGGCCGCCTGGACGTCAAGATCAAGATCGAGCGCCCGGACGCCGAGGCCGCGAAGGACATCTTCTCCAAGTACCTCAAGGGCTCGCTGCCGTTCCACCCGGACGACCTCAAGGAGCACGACGGCTCCGTCGAGGCCACCGTGGTGGCGATGATCCAGGCGGTCGTCGAGCGGATGTACACCGAGACCGAGGAGAACCGCTTCCTGGAGGTCACCTACGCCAACGGTGACAAGGAGGTCCTGTACTTCAAGGACTTCAACTCCGGCGCGATGATCCAGAACATCGTCGACCGTGCGAAGAAGATGGCCATCAAGGACTTCCTCGACCACGGCCAGCGGGGCTTGCGCGTCTCCCACCTGCTCGCCGCCTGCGTGGACGAGTTCAAGGAGAACGAGGACCTGCCCAACACCACCAACCCGGACGACTGGGCCCGGATCTCCGGCAAGAAGGGCGAGCGGATCGTCTTCATCCGCACGCTCGTCACCGGCAAGCAGGGCGCCGAGTCCGGCCGCTCCATCGACACCGTCGCCAACACCGGGCAGTACCTGTAA
- the dop gene encoding depupylase/deamidase Dop: MTVRRVMGIETEYGISVPGHPNANAMLTSSQIVNAYAAAMHRARRARWDFEEENPLRDARGFDLARDVADASQLTDEDIGLANIILTNGARFYVDHAHPEYSSPEVTNPRDAVLWDKAGERVMAAAAQRALELPNGQTIHLYKNNTDNKGASYGTHENYLMKRATPFADIVRHLTPFFVSRQVVTGAGRVGIGQDGSANGFQISQRADYFEVEVGLETTLKRPIINTRDEPHADAEKYRRLHVIIGDANLSEISTYLKLGTTSLVLAMIEDSFIAADLAVDQPVRTLHRISHDPSLKHLITLRNGRRLTAVQLQLEYFELARKYVEDRFGTDADEQTVDVLARWEDVLGRLERDPMSLSRQLDWIAKREILEGYRSRDALEWDNSRLHLVDLQYSDVRPEKGLYNRLVARGRFERLLTDEEVARAVSKPPEDTRAYFRGRCLEQYADHVAAASWDSVIFDLPGRDSLQRVPTLEPLRGTRNHVKELLDRCRTAEDLLRVLAGG, translated from the coding sequence ATGACCGTACGGCGCGTGATGGGCATCGAGACCGAGTACGGGATCTCCGTACCCGGGCACCCCAACGCCAACGCCATGCTCACCTCGTCCCAGATCGTCAACGCGTACGCGGCGGCGATGCACCGGGCACGGCGGGCCCGTTGGGACTTCGAGGAGGAGAATCCGCTGCGCGACGCCCGGGGCTTCGACCTCGCGCGCGACGTGGCGGACGCCAGCCAGCTGACCGACGAGGACATCGGCCTCGCGAACATCATCCTCACCAACGGCGCGCGGTTCTACGTGGACCACGCGCACCCCGAGTACAGCTCGCCCGAGGTGACCAACCCGCGCGACGCCGTGCTCTGGGACAAGGCCGGCGAGCGGGTCATGGCGGCCGCCGCCCAGCGCGCCCTGGAACTGCCCAACGGGCAGACGATCCACCTGTACAAGAACAACACCGACAACAAGGGCGCCTCCTACGGCACCCACGAGAACTACCTGATGAAGCGGGCGACGCCGTTCGCCGACATCGTCCGCCACCTCACCCCGTTCTTCGTCTCCCGCCAGGTGGTCACCGGCGCCGGCCGCGTCGGCATCGGCCAGGACGGCTCGGCGAACGGCTTCCAGATCAGCCAGCGCGCCGACTACTTCGAGGTCGAGGTCGGCCTGGAGACGACGCTCAAGCGGCCGATCATCAACACCCGCGACGAACCGCACGCCGACGCCGAGAAGTACCGCCGGCTGCACGTGATCATCGGGGACGCCAACCTCTCCGAGATCTCCACCTACCTCAAGCTCGGAACCACCTCCCTGGTACTGGCGATGATCGAGGACTCCTTCATCGCCGCCGACCTCGCCGTCGACCAGCCGGTGCGCACCCTGCACCGGATCTCCCACGACCCGTCGCTGAAGCACCTCATCACGCTGCGCAACGGGCGCCGGCTCACCGCCGTCCAGCTCCAGCTGGAGTACTTCGAGCTGGCCCGCAAGTACGTCGAGGACCGCTTCGGCACCGACGCCGACGAGCAGACGGTGGACGTCCTGGCGCGCTGGGAGGACGTGCTGGGGCGGCTGGAGCGCGATCCGATGTCGCTCTCCCGGCAGCTGGACTGGATCGCCAAGCGGGAGATCCTGGAGGGCTACCGCAGCCGCGACGCGCTGGAGTGGGACAACTCCCGGCTGCACCTGGTCGACCTGCAGTACAGCGACGTACGGCCCGAGAAGGGCCTGTACAACCGTCTGGTGGCCCGTGGGCGGTTCGAGCGGCTGCTGACCGACGAGGAGGTCGCGCGGGCCGTCTCCAAGCCTCCGGAGGACACCAGGGCCTATTTCCGCGGGCGCTGTCTGGAGCAGTACGCGGACCACGTGGCAGCCGCCTCGTGGGACTCGGTGATCTTCGACCTGCCCGGCCGCGACTCGCTCCAGCGGGTCCCGACGCTGGAGCCGCTGCGCGGCACCCGCAACCACGTCAAGGAGCTGCTGGACCGCTGCCGCACGGCCGAGGACCTGCTCCGGGTGCTGGCCGGCGGGTAA
- a CDS encoding site-2 protease family protein, protein MSDSRGRQTSDRPPQDGDSRPGPRPPEEPEGRNGILMGRPFGVPVYVTPSWFVIAALITWVFGGQLENVLPGLGANRYLVAFFFAVAFYGSVLIHELAHTVVALRYRLGVRRIRLQFLGGVSEIEKEAESPWREFWLAFVGPLLSLLLGGVFYLAVQAVELSSVPGVLLTGLMISNLVVAAFNLLPGLPLDGGRMLRAVVWAVTGRPMTGTVAAAWAGRVLAVAVLIGLPLLGAARGADRTTTDTLIDAVLAAVLAVIIWNGAGAGVQQARLKEVLPDLRLRDLVRRGVEVSADTPLGEALRRVREQQAGAVVVVDGRGDPIGLVRESQVREVPEHRRPWIAVGALARDLEPGLRLPVELAGEDLLRALRAHPATEYLVVEADGRVYGVATLSDIERRLTAAIAGR, encoded by the coding sequence GTGAGCGACAGCAGGGGGCGTCAGACCTCCGACCGGCCCCCGCAGGACGGCGACTCCCGGCCCGGTCCCCGGCCGCCCGAGGAGCCGGAGGGCCGCAACGGCATCCTGATGGGCCGGCCCTTCGGCGTACCCGTCTACGTCACCCCCTCCTGGTTCGTCATCGCCGCGCTGATCACCTGGGTCTTCGGCGGCCAGCTGGAGAACGTCCTGCCCGGGCTCGGCGCCAACCGCTACCTGGTCGCGTTCTTCTTCGCGGTGGCGTTCTACGGCTCCGTCCTGATCCACGAGCTCGCCCACACCGTGGTCGCGCTCCGCTACCGGCTCGGGGTCCGCCGCATCCGGCTGCAGTTCCTCGGCGGCGTCTCCGAGATCGAGAAGGAGGCCGAGAGCCCCTGGCGGGAGTTCTGGCTGGCCTTCGTCGGCCCGCTGCTCTCGCTGCTCCTCGGCGGCGTCTTCTACCTCGCCGTCCAGGCCGTCGAGCTCTCCAGCGTCCCCGGGGTGCTGCTCACCGGCCTGATGATCTCCAACCTCGTCGTCGCCGCCTTCAACCTGCTGCCCGGCCTCCCGCTGGACGGCGGGCGGATGCTGCGCGCCGTCGTCTGGGCCGTCACCGGCCGGCCGATGACCGGCACCGTCGCCGCCGCCTGGGCCGGCCGCGTGCTGGCCGTCGCCGTCCTGATCGGCCTGCCGCTGCTCGGCGCCGCCCGCGGCGCCGACCGGACCACCACCGACACCCTGATCGACGCCGTGCTGGCCGCCGTCCTGGCCGTGATCATCTGGAACGGCGCCGGCGCCGGCGTGCAGCAGGCCCGGCTCAAGGAGGTGCTGCCCGACCTGCGGCTGCGCGACCTCGTCCGCCGGGGCGTCGAGGTCAGCGCGGACACCCCGCTGGGCGAGGCGCTGCGCCGGGTCCGCGAGCAGCAGGCCGGCGCCGTCGTCGTGGTCGACGGCCGCGGCGACCCGATCGGCCTGGTCCGCGAGTCCCAGGTCCGCGAGGTCCCCGAGCACCGCCGCCCCTGGATCGCCGTCGGCGCACTGGCCCGCGACCTCGAACCGGGCCTGCGGCTGCCCGTCGAACTCGCCGGCGAGGACCTGCTGCGCGCCCTGCGGGCCCACCCGGCCACCGAGTACCTGGTGGTGGAGGCCGACGGCCGGGTCTACGGCGTCGCCACGCTCAGCGACATCGAGCGGCGGCTGACCGCCGCGATCGCCGGCCGGTGA
- a CDS encoding RecB family exonuclease, with translation MQQTDTSSAVVAPARPPAPPTGLSPSRAGDFLTCPLLYRLRVIDKLPEPPSAAATRGTLVHAVLERLFDSPAADRTPERALGLLRPQWERLLGERPELVSLFPEDPDGAALTRWLADAEKLVERWFRLEDPTRLHPVERELYVETALESGLLLRGYIDRVDVAPTGEVRLVDYKTGRAPSRDFEGKAMFQMKFYALVVWRWKGVIPKRLQLVYLGGGGDVVSYDPDEADLLAVERKLQALWERIGEAVATGDFPATRNRLCDWCDHQASCPEFGGTPPPYPLPLPTARTSDEDDPTGDPMSKES, from the coding sequence ATGCAGCAGACCGACACCAGCAGCGCCGTCGTGGCCCCGGCGCGTCCACCGGCGCCGCCGACCGGCCTGTCCCCGTCCCGCGCGGGGGACTTCCTGACCTGCCCGCTGCTGTACCGGCTCCGGGTGATCGACAAGCTGCCGGAGCCCCCGAGCGCGGCGGCGACCCGGGGCACCCTGGTGCACGCGGTGCTGGAGCGGCTGTTCGACAGCCCGGCGGCCGACCGGACGCCGGAGCGGGCCCTGGGGCTGCTGCGGCCGCAGTGGGAGCGGCTGCTGGGCGAGCGCCCGGAGCTGGTCTCGCTGTTCCCGGAGGACCCGGACGGCGCGGCGCTGACCCGCTGGCTGGCGGACGCCGAGAAGCTCGTCGAGCGCTGGTTCCGGCTGGAGGACCCGACCCGGCTGCATCCGGTGGAGCGGGAGCTCTACGTGGAGACGGCCCTGGAGTCGGGGCTGCTGCTGCGCGGCTACATCGACCGGGTCGACGTCGCGCCCACCGGCGAGGTGCGGCTGGTGGACTACAAGACCGGCCGGGCGCCCTCGCGGGACTTCGAGGGCAAGGCGATGTTCCAGATGAAGTTCTACGCGCTGGTGGTGTGGCGGTGGAAGGGCGTGATCCCCAAGCGGCTGCAGCTGGTCTACCTCGGCGGGGGCGGGGACGTGGTCAGCTACGACCCGGACGAGGCCGACCTGCTCGCGGTGGAGCGCAAGCTGCAGGCGCTCTGGGAGCGGATCGGCGAGGCGGTGGCCACCGGCGACTTCCCCGCGACCCGCAACCGGCTCTGCGACTGGTGCGACCACCAGGCCAGTTGCCCGGAGTTCGGCGGCACTCCCCCGCCGTACCCGCTGCCGCTGCCGACGGCACGAACGTCTGACGAGGACGATCCCACGGGGGATCCGATGAGCAAGGAGTCCTAG
- a CDS encoding ABC transporter substrate-binding protein, with the protein MKTSAERLAVLGCAGLVAVSVAGCGSVTDAVKGDGDKAITMGTTSVTNTLDPAGAYDAGSWLLLRNTFQSLLSYPAASSTPGPDAAQSCEFTAGDVTQYHCTLKGGLKFSNGHALTAADVAFSIDRTKKIADQSGPAGLLESIKSVEAKGDTEVVFHLSAPDATLPAKLAGPAGAIVDQEVFPADKLLANDKLVGSGPYKIDSIETTTIEGGAKVPGKVALSPNDKYTGDAKLRNKKFTLRYFDKPAELKAALDKGDIDLADNSLEPNTAAQVLSDQQGGKSDLQVVEGDSNDTRYLVFNTKDATGGNVAVRQAAAQLIDRKSLARDVFARTVQPLYSMVPAGVAGHNTAFFDKYGDQDVTKAKAILTAAKVPMPVKLNLTWSRSRAEGAEADALKKQLEAGGVFQVTVQHEADWDVYKKGWVEGKYQAYTIGWFADYPDADNYVAPLIVEGGAYHHGWDDPRISQKLVPESLKQADRAAAAATYAQIQGIVADNAPLIPLFQNKAFFASRSNITGVESTVDTTGFFRFWEIGRLGK; encoded by the coding sequence GTGAAGACTTCAGCTGAACGACTGGCAGTGCTCGGCTGCGCCGGCCTGGTGGCCGTCTCGGTGGCCGGCTGCGGCTCGGTCACCGACGCCGTCAAGGGGGACGGCGACAAGGCGATCACGATGGGGACCACCTCGGTCACCAACACGCTGGACCCGGCCGGCGCGTACGACGCCGGCTCCTGGCTGCTGCTGCGCAACACCTTCCAGTCGCTGCTGTCCTACCCGGCCGCCTCCAGCACCCCCGGTCCGGACGCCGCGCAGTCCTGCGAGTTCACCGCGGGCGACGTCACCCAGTACCACTGCACGCTCAAGGGCGGCCTGAAGTTCTCCAACGGCCACGCGCTGACCGCCGCCGACGTCGCCTTCTCCATCGACCGGACGAAGAAGATCGCCGACCAGAGCGGCCCGGCGGGCCTGCTGGAGTCGATCAAGTCGGTCGAGGCCAAGGGCGACACCGAGGTGGTCTTCCACCTCTCGGCGCCGGACGCGACGCTCCCCGCGAAGCTCGCGGGCCCGGCGGGCGCCATCGTCGACCAGGAGGTCTTCCCGGCCGACAAGCTGCTCGCCAACGACAAGCTGGTCGGCTCCGGCCCGTACAAGATCGACTCGATCGAGACCACGACCATCGAGGGCGGCGCCAAGGTCCCCGGCAAGGTCGCGCTGTCCCCGAACGACAAGTACACCGGCGACGCCAAGCTCCGGAACAAGAAGTTCACCCTCCGGTACTTCGACAAGCCGGCCGAGCTGAAGGCCGCGCTCGACAAGGGCGACATCGACCTCGCCGACAACAGCCTGGAGCCCAACACCGCGGCCCAGGTTCTGTCCGACCAGCAGGGCGGCAAGAGCGACCTGCAGGTCGTCGAGGGCGACAGCAACGACACCCGCTACCTGGTCTTCAACACCAAGGACGCGACCGGCGGCAACGTCGCCGTCCGGCAGGCCGCCGCCCAGCTGATCGACCGCAAGTCGCTCGCCCGCGACGTCTTCGCGCGCACCGTCCAGCCGCTCTACTCGATGGTCCCGGCCGGTGTCGCCGGCCACAACACCGCCTTCTTCGACAAGTACGGCGACCAGGACGTCACCAAGGCCAAGGCGATCCTCACCGCGGCCAAGGTCCCGATGCCGGTCAAGCTGAACCTCACCTGGTCGCGTTCGCGCGCCGAGGGCGCCGAGGCCGACGCGCTGAAGAAGCAGCTGGAGGCCGGCGGCGTCTTCCAGGTGACCGTCCAGCACGAGGCGGACTGGGACGTCTACAAGAAGGGCTGGGTCGAGGGCAAGTACCAGGCCTACACCATCGGTTGGTTCGCCGACTACCCGGACGCCGACAACTACGTCGCGCCGCTGATCGTCGAGGGCGGGGCCTACCACCACGGCTGGGACGACCCGCGGATCAGCCAGAAGCTGGTGCCCGAGAGCCTCAAGCAGGCCGACCGCGCCGCCGCCGCCGCCACCTACGCGCAGATCCAGGGCATCGTCGCCGACAACGCGCCGCTGATCCCGCTGTTCCAGAACAAGGCCTTCTTCGCCTCGCGTTCGAACATCACCGGCGTGGAGTCGACCGTGGACACCACCGGCTTCTTCCGCTTCTGGGAGATCGGCCGGCTCGGCAAGTGA
- a CDS encoding ferredoxin: protein MSVTEEAKAGEALEVWIDQDLCTGDGICAQYAPEVFELDIDGLAYVKGSDDELRQQPGETVPVPLTLLQDVVDSVKDCPGDCIHVRRVSDRAEVYGPDAE from the coding sequence ATGTCGGTGACCGAAGAGGCGAAGGCCGGCGAAGCGCTGGAGGTGTGGATCGACCAGGATCTGTGCACCGGCGACGGCATCTGCGCGCAGTACGCGCCCGAGGTCTTCGAGCTGGACATCGACGGCCTCGCCTATGTGAAGGGCTCGGACGACGAGTTGCGCCAGCAGCCCGGCGAGACCGTGCCGGTGCCGCTGACGCTGCTTCAGGACGTGGTGGACTCGGTGAAGGACTGCCCGGGCGACTGCATCCACGTGCGCCGGGTCTCCGACCGGGCCGAGGTCTACGGCCCGGACGCCGAGTAG